From a single Myxococcota bacterium genomic region:
- a CDS encoding DUF4124 domain-containing protein produces MQKQHMQQTIHSSARERTQRRGVLRLSAGVLGAAFLLATPMAASAEVYGWRTDDGVFAYTDDKDQIPSRYVDRAVRVNQKRLADYPRLTKEDTATTRSVSDRLAKRLEHLRRLNATETVAARGYAPSAGAGGRTTVSVATGSAQAPNLDIETDASSEPIVVEPILTKAPGKIRTRRSTVIRQGDKTLAIVKGRPHSINPNEDIYDEDELLDR; encoded by the coding sequence ATGCAGAAGCAGCACATGCAGCAGACGATTCATTCGAGCGCGCGCGAGCGCACCCAGCGACGGGGCGTCCTGCGCCTGTCCGCGGGTGTCCTGGGCGCCGCGTTCTTGCTGGCCACGCCGATGGCAGCCAGCGCCGAGGTGTATGGCTGGCGCACCGATGACGGTGTCTTCGCCTATACCGACGACAAGGACCAGATCCCCTCGCGCTACGTCGATCGCGCGGTGCGGGTGAACCAGAAGCGCCTCGCCGACTACCCCCGGCTGACGAAGGAAGACACCGCGACCACGCGGAGCGTGTCCGACCGACTCGCGAAGCGCCTCGAGCACCTGCGCCGCCTGAATGCGACCGAGACCGTCGCCGCGCGCGGCTACGCCCCGAGCGCGGGCGCCGGTGGCCGGACGACGGTGTCGGTGGCGACGGGCAGCGCGCAGGCGCCGAACCTCGACATCGAGACCGACGCCAGCAGCGAGCCGATCGTGGTCGAGCCGATCCTCACGAAGGCGCCGGGGAAGATCCGGACGCGGCGCTCCACGGTGATTCGCCAGGGCGACAAGACCCTCGCGATCGTGAAGGGCCGACCGCACTCGATCAACCCGAACGAGGACATCTACGACGAGGACGAGCTGCTCGACCGCTAG